From the Pseudoalteromonas tunicata genome, one window contains:
- the flgB gene encoding flagellar basal body rod protein FlgB: protein MAISFDKAFGIHPNAMLARVQRAEVLASNIANADTPGYKAKDIDFAQALKSAKSAQSSQLSRTHEKHFSINTSSIDSISQFRNPNQPDTGDGNSVDVQVERNLYVQNSIEYQASLRFMTGKIQGLKKALGSQGA, encoded by the coding sequence ATGGCTATCAGTTTTGATAAAGCATTTGGGATCCATCCCAATGCGATGTTAGCCAGAGTGCAGCGTGCTGAAGTATTAGCGAGTAATATCGCCAATGCAGACACTCCTGGATATAAAGCAAAAGACATCGATTTTGCACAAGCGCTTAAAAGTGCCAAATCTGCCCAGAGTAGTCAATTGAGCCGTACTCATGAAAAGCATTTTAGTATCAATACTTCTTCAATAGATTCAATTAGTCAATTTCGTAATCCAAATCAGCCAGATACCGGCGATGGTAACTCTGTTGATGTACAAGTGGAACGAAACTTGTATGTACAAAACTCAATAGAGTATCAGGCAAGTCTCAGATTCATGACTGGTAAAATTCAGGGCTTGAAAAAAGCCTTAGGTAGTCAAGGAGCTTAA
- a CDS encoding CheR family methyltransferase — protein MSNKHLEQSEYDKFRTFLEQQCGIVLGDNKLYLVKSRLGPLMTRFEVESLSELVNKTLSPRERQLRAAVVDAMTTNETLWFRDQYPFELLKTKLFPELKDLRRPIKIWSAASSSGQEPYSIAMTVAEYQAQKPGALSQGAQIIGTDISNTMLDLCKNAEYDSLALARGLSAERRTKFFQNSERGMAKVNDSVRKNVSFRHLNLLDSYALLGKFDIIFCRNVLIYFAPDVKAKIIAQFAQSLNPKGYLFLGASESMTGLSNEFEMIRCNPGIIYQKRT, from the coding sequence TTGAGTAATAAACATCTAGAACAAAGTGAATATGATAAGTTTCGCACTTTTTTGGAGCAGCAATGTGGTATTGTGCTTGGCGACAATAAACTCTATTTAGTTAAAAGTCGTTTAGGGCCTTTAATGACTCGCTTTGAAGTGGAATCTTTGTCTGAACTTGTCAATAAAACCTTAAGTCCACGGGAACGGCAATTACGTGCCGCAGTGGTTGATGCCATGACTACCAATGAGACATTATGGTTTCGCGATCAATATCCATTTGAATTATTAAAGACAAAACTATTCCCAGAACTTAAAGATTTACGTCGGCCAATAAAAATTTGGTCTGCGGCAAGTTCTTCTGGGCAAGAACCTTATTCGATAGCGATGACGGTAGCAGAATATCAAGCCCAAAAACCGGGTGCATTATCGCAAGGTGCACAAATTATAGGTACAGATATTTCAAATACCATGCTGGATTTGTGTAAAAATGCAGAATATGATTCTTTGGCGTTAGCGAGGGGATTATCGGCTGAACGTCGCACTAAGTTTTTTCAAAATAGTGAGCGTGGCATGGCGAAGGTGAATGACAGTGTTCGTAAAAATGTTAGTTTTCGCCATCTCAACTTACTTGATTCATATGCGTTGCTTGGTAAGTTCGACATTATTTTTTGTCGCAACGTATTGATTTATTTTGCTCCTGATGTAAAAGCCAAGATAATTGCTCAGTTTGCCCAATCGCTAAATCCTAAAGGTTATTTATTTTTAGGTGCTTCAGAATCGATGACTGGTTTAAGCAACGAATTTGAAATGATCCGTTGTAATCCAGGTATAATTTACCAAAAACGCACTTAA
- a CDS encoding chemotaxis protein, whose amino-acid sequence MAGVLDSVNQRTQLVGQNRLELLLFRLRGRQRFGINVFKVREVLQCPNLTALPKSNHFIRGVAHIRGQTISVIDLSLAVGGPRIEDVKNSFVIIAEYNRSVQGFLVGSVERIVNMNWEAIMPPPSGSGRYSYLTAVTEIEKELVEILDVEKILNEICPVNTEVNAAILDDGEMKRDLGERIVFIADDSAVARNQVKRALEPLGVQTELAKNGKEALIRLREIAAQDCKHDITERVALLISDVEMPEMDGYTLTAEIKADPKLAPLHVILHTSLSGVFNQAMIEKVGADDFIAKFNPDELATAVKKWVHCD is encoded by the coding sequence ATGGCGGGAGTTTTAGACTCGGTTAACCAGCGCACGCAGCTGGTTGGACAAAATAGATTGGAACTATTGTTATTTAGATTAAGAGGTCGCCAACGTTTTGGTATTAATGTTTTTAAAGTCCGCGAAGTTCTTCAATGCCCAAATTTGACTGCTCTACCAAAATCAAACCATTTCATTCGTGGTGTCGCTCATATACGTGGTCAAACCATTTCGGTTATTGACTTATCTCTGGCGGTTGGCGGCCCACGCATTGAAGATGTAAAAAACAGTTTTGTAATTATTGCTGAGTACAATCGTTCTGTTCAAGGGTTTCTTGTAGGTTCAGTCGAGCGAATCGTCAATATGAATTGGGAGGCAATAATGCCACCTCCTTCTGGTTCTGGCCGTTATTCTTATCTGACTGCTGTGACTGAAATAGAAAAAGAGCTGGTTGAAATACTCGATGTTGAAAAAATTCTTAATGAAATTTGCCCAGTTAATACCGAAGTAAACGCCGCAATTTTAGATGATGGCGAAATGAAACGGGATTTAGGCGAGCGTATTGTATTTATTGCTGATGATTCTGCTGTTGCTCGAAATCAGGTTAAGCGCGCTTTAGAGCCTTTGGGTGTGCAGACTGAGCTGGCAAAAAATGGTAAAGAAGCATTAATTCGTTTACGTGAAATAGCAGCTCAAGATTGTAAACATGATATCACTGAGCGTGTAGCGCTATTAATTTCTGATGTTGAAATGCCTGAAATGGATGGTTATACATTAACAGCCGAAATTAAAGCGGATCCTAAGCTCGCTCCTTTACATGTGATTCTGCATACTTCTTTAAGTGGAGTATTTAATCAGGCGATGATCGAAAAGGTAGGCGCGGATGACTTTATTGCTAAATTTAATCCTGATGAATTAGCAACCGCGGTCAAGAAATGGGTCCATTGCGACTAA
- the flgA gene encoding flagellar basal body P-ring formation chaperone FlgA, whose amino-acid sequence MSLFKNNCSKIVLIALTLLLSTKATNAKTYSSTELQNLAIEFISSQQEPLTNGERNFSASKLDDRIDERHCESELEISSANANYSNRQTTVQIKCLDEIKWLQYVQVRTTELAEIVITQNPIAKGQLITAQDIVTEMRPTHLVRNQNIDDIKMLIGSRATRSIRAGNPINLNQICMICKGDKVTIYAKQPNLVIKTNGEALENGLLGENISVQNSKSGKKIQAQVMNTNDVIVNL is encoded by the coding sequence ATGAGTTTGTTTAAAAATAACTGTTCGAAAATAGTTTTAATTGCATTAACGTTACTATTGTCTACAAAAGCAACAAATGCAAAAACTTATAGCAGCACTGAGTTGCAAAACCTTGCCATCGAGTTTATCTCAAGTCAGCAAGAACCACTGACGAATGGCGAGCGTAATTTTAGTGCCTCAAAACTGGACGATCGCATTGATGAACGCCACTGTGAGTCTGAACTTGAAATCAGTAGTGCAAATGCCAATTACAGTAATCGGCAGACCACAGTACAAATTAAGTGTTTAGATGAAATAAAGTGGTTGCAGTATGTTCAAGTGCGAACCACCGAGCTTGCCGAAATAGTGATTACCCAAAATCCCATTGCAAAAGGCCAGTTAATTACTGCGCAAGATATTGTTACAGAAATGCGCCCAACTCATTTAGTTCGCAATCAAAATATTGATGATATCAAGATGCTCATAGGCAGCAGAGCAACTCGCTCAATCAGAGCCGGAAACCCAATAAACTTGAATCAAATTTGTATGATTTGCAAAGGTGACAAAGTCACTATTTACGCAAAACAACCTAATTTAGTGATAAAAACTAATGGTGAAGCGCTCGAGAATGGTTTGTTAGGCGAAAACATTAGTGTGCAAAATAGTAAATCTGGCAAAAAAATTCAGGCGCAAGTAATGAATACTAATGACGTGATAGTGAACCTATAG
- the flgM gene encoding flagellar biosynthesis anti-sigma factor FlgM, translated as MVNQVNSRNSHNVTYADNKQQTVSSDKSNAASLPQSPTAAKTPADSVVITAQAQQIKNLQVKAESTPGFDTKKMHELKKAISEGSYQIDAEKLAKNIANFEFNLYG; from the coding sequence ATGGTAAATCAAGTAAATAGCAGAAATTCGCATAATGTCACTTATGCTGACAACAAACAGCAAACTGTCAGTAGTGATAAAAGTAATGCGGCATCATTACCACAAAGCCCAACAGCGGCTAAAACTCCGGCAGATTCAGTCGTGATCACAGCTCAGGCTCAGCAAATTAAAAACTTGCAAGTAAAAGCTGAAAGCACGCCTGGTTTTGACACTAAAAAAATGCACGAGTTGAAAAAAGCAATTAGTGAAGGCAGCTACCAAATAGATGCTGAGAAACTAGCTAAAAATATCGCAAACTTCGAGTTTAATTTATATGGTTGA
- the flgN gene encoding flagellar export chaperone FlgN, whose translation MVDSYADHSVVTAILLQQKENMLALENELNAEIAAISTRDADKLTESANAKLMLLEKIQKKDKQLQSCSLAQMTIESEDIAALVEEIKTLLSHCQQQNEINAHAAHQTSIAVNKVKDILLGANKVLTYGKKGAAEGGSLLGKGIKA comes from the coding sequence ATGGTTGATAGTTATGCCGATCACAGTGTAGTTACAGCCATTCTTTTGCAACAAAAAGAGAACATGCTCGCGCTTGAGAATGAACTCAATGCTGAAATTGCAGCCATTAGTACACGTGATGCAGATAAACTAACCGAAAGTGCCAATGCAAAATTAATGCTGTTGGAAAAAATTCAGAAGAAAGATAAACAATTGCAATCGTGCTCTTTAGCACAAATGACAATAGAATCTGAAGATATTGCAGCGCTTGTTGAAGAAATAAAAACCTTACTTAGTCATTGCCAACAACAAAATGAAATCAATGCACATGCAGCACACCAAACCAGCATTGCAGTGAATAAAGTGAAAGACATTTTGCTTGGTGCAAATAAGGTACTCACTTATGGCAAAAAAGGTGCTGCAGAAGGCGGCTCATTGCTCGGAAAAGGAATTAAAGCTTAG
- a CDS encoding LPP20 family lipoprotein, protein MKRIAILTSVMISLSGCAQLFDKHIEYAYQQPDSFPVLKAVGYAPISLQPGKSEQQKSILAIKASKLEAYRELAEQVYGQKITASTSVRAMVASNDSLNAQVNGVVRGAKVVKSYAVGDTYATELELDMKLVYDLYIGEVKPRSVKKVTYY, encoded by the coding sequence ATGAAACGAATTGCTATTTTAACAAGTGTGATGATAAGTCTATCTGGTTGTGCGCAACTATTTGATAAACATATTGAATACGCTTATCAACAACCTGACTCTTTCCCTGTTTTGAAAGCGGTTGGATATGCACCGATTAGTTTGCAGCCAGGTAAAAGTGAGCAGCAAAAATCTATTTTGGCTATTAAAGCATCAAAACTAGAGGCCTATCGAGAACTTGCAGAGCAGGTATATGGCCAAAAAATTACAGCCAGCACCTCAGTGCGCGCGATGGTCGCGAGTAATGATTCATTAAATGCGCAAGTTAATGGGGTTGTTCGAGGTGCAAAGGTCGTGAAGTCTTATGCAGTTGGCGATACTTATGCCACAGAGTTAGAGCTTGATATGAAGCTAGTATACGATTTGTATATTGGGGAAGTGAAACCAAGAAGTGTTAAAAAAGTGACGTATTACTAA
- a CDS encoding flagella assembly protein FlgT: MSKYLLALLFFSCASLNAQWYESTGQAQIRDGDTKSAKSRATEDAIKQALVYAGASVSSIQSVADGVIMQDQLKVRSHGEINNIEMIDETYSADYVSVTLRLDIFAQDKQCFASEFKKSVAITQTQFNNREHALEGQIFDINKAFSERLYQTIKNNEQALSPRAYFKKAIRVNNYFTEQLQLDPRMIEQIADTTNSQYVLLSQISDTSMGEQQNSKLLFWQDRQFERFFSIEFILMNALTHELVWQQDYQTSGVWRFDKTARPDVFSNKFWRSEFGSAIDQLTRQISLELRDTLSCLPLQGQIRNITDNTIVINLGSEQGVKKGQSFAIAYKSNILDTNGQSRPYIIESNNKVRIEQVFQHSAIASSISDELLANIQRSDLVLLIEWQEPEL; encoded by the coding sequence ATGAGTAAATATCTTCTCGCACTGCTATTTTTTTCGTGCGCAAGCCTAAATGCGCAGTGGTATGAGTCAACAGGCCAAGCACAAATACGCGATGGCGATACTAAAAGCGCTAAATCACGTGCTACTGAAGATGCCATAAAACAGGCGCTTGTCTATGCTGGTGCATCCGTTTCAAGCATACAAAGCGTTGCTGATGGCGTTATCATGCAAGATCAGCTAAAAGTGCGCTCTCACGGTGAAATAAACAATATTGAAATGATTGATGAAACCTATTCTGCTGATTATGTTTCAGTCACCTTAAGGCTTGATATTTTTGCCCAAGACAAACAATGTTTTGCATCGGAATTTAAAAAATCCGTCGCAATTACTCAAACCCAATTTAATAATAGAGAGCATGCGCTTGAAGGCCAAATTTTTGACATCAACAAAGCCTTTAGCGAACGCTTATACCAAACCATTAAAAATAACGAACAAGCACTCTCACCTAGGGCCTATTTCAAAAAAGCAATACGGGTCAACAATTACTTTACCGAACAACTACAACTCGATCCGCGTATGATTGAGCAGATAGCCGATACCACCAACAGTCAATATGTGTTGTTATCGCAAATCTCTGATACCTCTATGGGCGAACAACAAAACTCCAAACTACTCTTTTGGCAAGATAGACAATTCGAGCGCTTTTTTTCCATCGAATTTATTTTAATGAACGCCCTGACCCATGAGTTAGTTTGGCAACAAGATTATCAAACCAGTGGGGTTTGGCGTTTTGACAAAACCGCCCGTCCAGATGTATTTAGCAATAAATTTTGGCGCTCAGAATTCGGCTCTGCCATTGACCAACTGACTCGCCAAATAAGCTTAGAGCTTCGAGATACACTGAGCTGCTTGCCATTACAAGGACAAATAAGAAACATTACCGACAATACTATAGTTATCAATTTAGGCTCAGAACAAGGGGTCAAAAAAGGTCAAAGCTTCGCCATTGCATATAAATCAAATATTCTCGATACCAACGGACAATCAAGACCTTACATAATCGAAAGCAATAACAAAGTAAGAATTGAACAAGTATTTCAGCACTCAGCAATAGCGAGTAGTATTTCTGATGAATTACTTGCCAATATTCAGCGAAGTGACTTGGTGCTCTTAATTGAATGGCAAGAGCCTGAGTTATAA
- a CDS encoding glutathione peroxidase, with amino-acid sequence MLQDKTGQHIPTVTFPFRKDDQWHAITTEEIFKGKNVIVFSLPGAFTPTCSSTHLPRYNELAPIFKANGIDSIICMSVNDTFVMNAWVKDQEADNIDVIPDGAGLFTEAMGMLVDKSDIGFGKRSWRYSMLVKDGVIDKMFIEPDLPGDPFEVSDADTMLNYINPNQEPCKAITLITKPTCPYCHKAKLLLTENNMPFEEIVLGKDASLTSLKALSGRQTVPQVFIDGVHIGGSDDLAEFLAR; translated from the coding sequence ATGTTACAAGATAAAACAGGCCAACATATTCCAACAGTGACTTTTCCATTTCGTAAAGACGATCAATGGCACGCCATTACGACAGAAGAAATCTTTAAAGGCAAGAATGTAATTGTTTTCTCATTGCCAGGTGCGTTTACACCCACCTGTTCTTCAACCCATTTACCTCGTTACAATGAACTTGCGCCGATTTTTAAAGCAAACGGCATTGATAGTATTATTTGCATGTCGGTCAACGATACCTTTGTTATGAATGCATGGGTCAAAGATCAAGAAGCCGACAACATCGACGTTATTCCTGATGGCGCAGGATTATTCACTGAAGCCATGGGCATGTTGGTTGATAAAAGTGACATTGGTTTTGGCAAACGTAGCTGGCGTTATTCGATGTTAGTAAAAGATGGCGTGATTGATAAAATGTTTATTGAGCCTGATTTACCAGGCGATCCATTTGAAGTATCTGATGCCGATACCATGCTCAATTATATCAACCCAAATCAAGAGCCGTGTAAAGCAATCACATTAATTACCAAACCAACATGTCCTTATTGCCATAAAGCTAAGTTATTGTTAACTGAAAACAATATGCCATTTGAAGAAATTGTTTTAGGAAAAGATGCCTCGCTAACCAGTTTAAAAGCGCTATCTGGGCGCCAAACTGTACCGCAGGTATTTATCGATGGCGTGCACATTGGTGGCTCAGACGATTTAGCCGAATTTTTAGCCCGCTAA
- a CDS encoding FlgO family outer membrane protein, protein MKKSLIALSVLLTGCSNLLSQLKLPDLPETTRLCLTPKGVYHKCGSDQALSSYTNKRRKIYTDTTNEGSGNGSTNGSETFSVKHHVKLEEYIEQMVMEMQMTISAHQVRYPIAVASFVELDTDLNITNQLGQELSESFITELMKANFPLAEHRATGEILMTQDGDFVLSRDPHQVKEEQKIGYVLSGTLTKRRDGILVNARIVGLKTNTILAASSQLIPKIILTGY, encoded by the coding sequence ATGAAAAAATCACTGATTGCATTGTCGGTATTGCTAACGGGCTGTAGTAATTTGCTTTCTCAGTTAAAGTTACCAGATTTACCCGAAACAACACGACTGTGTTTAACACCAAAAGGGGTGTATCACAAATGTGGTAGTGATCAAGCACTGAGTAGTTATACTAATAAGCGCCGTAAAATTTATACTGATACAACAAATGAAGGTTCTGGAAATGGTTCCACAAATGGTAGCGAAACATTTAGTGTAAAACACCATGTAAAATTAGAAGAATACATAGAGCAAATGGTAATGGAAATGCAAATGACCATTAGCGCTCATCAAGTTCGATATCCAATTGCAGTTGCCTCGTTTGTCGAACTCGATACCGATTTAAACATTACCAATCAGCTTGGCCAAGAATTATCCGAATCATTTATTACAGAATTAATGAAAGCTAACTTCCCATTAGCAGAACACCGTGCTACTGGTGAGATTTTAATGACACAAGATGGTGATTTTGTATTATCACGCGACCCTCACCAAGTAAAAGAAGAGCAAAAAATTGGCTATGTTTTGTCAGGTACCTTAACTAAACGTCGTGATGGTATTTTAGTGAATGCTCGAATTGTCGGTTTAAAAACTAATACCATTTTAGCGGCTTCGTCACAGCTTATTCCTAAAATAATTTTGACCGGTTATTAA
- a CDS encoding SPOR domain-containing protein, with the protein MFDNKVIVSFFKQYLVLLVVCMSLSSAKVYAESFTKVVVDENEYILVDVAVNDWTLLTNIEIYQVGEQYFIPFLTIAEALEIKNSSRLNDNYLNVVIGDKSYWLDINKQQSNLEAASTLLLSWADSDFDRLLSLELFSLLIDSNIEYDSSKLKINITSKKEEFLFPVEIRMNRSQEDKRIKKMRISNKEPAFFKSQEVLLDHYHLITPPSGNVGFSVFSSNKNNLNYSTGINLSSDLLFHSAILSLGKGKDSDLRGNLRFFGAPDSPDEKLPFGITNYEFGDISMASTGVNASGYGVGVTFRSDNKNYSRDFGKTVIEGQAVPGWEAELYSGSYFIAQQKVSENGTYRFEDVVTEYGVNTFKVKLFGPYGESEERIETIKISGSWLKPGENRFKGGFVDNNSFLLHGGVNGYSPDNLYYAWDYGISDDYQLGIGLAAQRNRDTDPFDKELTLKLQSTFTDLIVNNELSIDNNKDINASVEGLGQINESYNYGFRYNYFKRNIETGNLSRDFDTHSLSANINGYSDFIFPLGYSLGAGAINTSEGTRLNRVNARVSWNTFDMNFYNNLEYVPVENKKDYYRGSFGFSTHAAGGRINMETSYKYEDTFDLTSTRINFNKDFENGYSMNGRAEYFRYLDENNPLLKEWTDEWEVTSSVTKSFELFNVSALAQFDSEHNWSIGLGVNFSLGYDHINNELQIANGGLFGGGTLDLTAYLDRNSNNILDENDLALEGVEFGPYQSWKGRKTGSTGRVVMQGVPSNKVVNFSGAWKRGVSPSVSSYSLYTHNGGYIKANIPFTIKTDVIGFLYSGINDSGDAIKDVEIQLVDHNQKLIGKTITSHDGYYEFTNVNAGNYHIRIDLAFLDARGLKSQPGVFELSTPPQGGFVEVEPFYVYARNNDVAIDAVKKVEFNTENYDPAIEQTTAGKGIFVKADKKIFKESTFKRKPVQLKSATVVKNNFTQVKAENSFIETKINGSDVISEIESTAPSIEQNEIETIPADVIAEVNVPVKVNNDWGLQFGSYENEANAQDDLNKLSRKIPNLKLQVVSLDNFFKLLAIGFSSYDEAAVSSQQLRLEQNVDSFVTKVKSNLAKVVNNPKISQIEYDNYFSIQVAAVKSLEQAKEIYKKLPADFDYYTGENQKNIILFIGLYSNKQEALAALETNVGLNGWVRSLKNVKNINKVN; encoded by the coding sequence ATGTTTGACAATAAAGTTATCGTAAGCTTTTTTAAGCAATATCTCGTATTGCTTGTTGTATGCATGAGTTTGTCTAGTGCAAAGGTATATGCTGAAAGCTTTACAAAGGTGGTTGTTGATGAAAATGAATATATTTTAGTTGATGTAGCAGTCAATGATTGGACTTTATTAACAAATATTGAGATCTATCAGGTTGGAGAGCAGTATTTTATCCCTTTTCTTACTATTGCTGAAGCTTTAGAGATCAAAAATAGCTCAAGATTAAATGATAATTATCTTAATGTTGTTATTGGAGATAAAAGCTACTGGCTTGATATTAATAAGCAGCAATCCAATCTTGAAGCTGCTAGTACTTTATTGTTGAGTTGGGCCGATAGTGATTTTGACCGGTTACTTAGCCTTGAACTTTTCTCTTTACTAATCGATTCGAATATTGAATATGATAGTTCTAAATTAAAAATTAATATCACATCAAAAAAAGAAGAGTTTTTATTTCCTGTTGAAATCAGAATGAATCGAAGCCAAGAAGATAAACGAATTAAGAAAATGAGGATTAGCAATAAAGAGCCTGCATTTTTTAAAAGCCAAGAAGTGCTATTAGATCATTATCATCTGATCACTCCACCGTCTGGTAATGTCGGATTTTCTGTTTTTTCATCCAATAAAAATAATCTAAATTATTCAACGGGTATTAATTTAAGTAGCGATCTTTTATTTCATTCCGCAATTTTAAGCTTAGGTAAAGGTAAAGATTCAGACTTAAGGGGAAATCTTCGTTTTTTTGGTGCACCAGATTCTCCAGACGAAAAACTTCCATTTGGTATAACCAATTATGAGTTTGGTGATATTAGTATGGCTAGTACTGGGGTTAATGCTAGCGGTTATGGTGTGGGGGTGACTTTTCGAAGTGATAATAAAAACTATAGCCGTGATTTTGGTAAAACTGTCATTGAAGGTCAAGCCGTGCCTGGATGGGAGGCTGAGCTTTATAGTGGTAGTTATTTTATCGCTCAGCAAAAAGTATCAGAAAATGGTACATATCGATTTGAAGATGTTGTCACAGAATATGGAGTTAATACTTTTAAAGTAAAGCTTTTTGGCCCATATGGTGAATCTGAGGAAAGAATAGAAACGATCAAAATATCAGGCAGTTGGCTCAAACCAGGTGAAAATCGATTTAAAGGTGGTTTTGTTGATAATAATAGTTTTTTATTACATGGTGGTGTAAATGGTTACTCACCTGATAATTTATATTACGCTTGGGATTATGGTATTAGTGATGATTATCAGCTGGGGATAGGCTTAGCTGCACAGCGTAACCGAGATACAGATCCGTTTGATAAGGAGTTAACTTTAAAGTTACAAAGCACTTTTACAGATTTAATCGTTAATAATGAATTATCAATTGATAATAATAAAGATATTAATGCTTCAGTAGAGGGATTAGGTCAAATTAATGAAAGTTATAACTATGGCTTTAGATATAATTATTTTAAACGAAATATAGAAACTGGAAATTTATCAAGAGATTTTGATACTCACTCATTAAGTGCAAATATAAATGGGTACAGTGATTTTATTTTCCCGCTTGGCTACAGCCTAGGTGCAGGAGCAATTAATACTTCAGAGGGAACTCGCTTAAATAGAGTGAATGCTAGAGTATCGTGGAATACATTTGATATGAATTTTTATAATAACCTTGAGTATGTACCTGTTGAAAATAAAAAGGACTATTACAGAGGTAGCTTTGGGTTTTCAACCCATGCTGCTGGTGGTCGAATTAATATGGAAACAAGTTATAAATATGAAGATACATTTGATTTAACAAGCACTAGGATTAATTTTAATAAAGATTTTGAAAATGGCTATAGCATGAATGGTAGAGCAGAGTATTTTCGTTATCTAGATGAGAACAATCCACTTTTGAAAGAGTGGACTGATGAGTGGGAAGTAACCAGCAGTGTTACTAAATCATTTGAATTATTTAATGTGTCAGCATTAGCTCAATTTGACTCTGAACATAATTGGTCGATAGGTTTAGGTGTTAACTTCTCACTAGGGTATGACCATATTAATAATGAGTTACAAATAGCAAATGGAGGGCTCTTTGGCGGTGGAACTCTCGATTTAACTGCCTATTTAGATCGAAACTCCAATAATATTCTCGATGAAAATGATTTAGCCTTAGAGGGCGTAGAATTTGGGCCTTATCAAAGTTGGAAAGGGCGCAAAACAGGCTCTACAGGCCGAGTTGTAATGCAAGGTGTGCCTAGCAATAAAGTAGTTAACTTCTCTGGTGCCTGGAAACGTGGAGTCTCACCAAGCGTATCGAGTTATAGCTTATATACCCACAATGGTGGTTATATTAAAGCTAATATTCCTTTTACAATAAAAACAGATGTTATAGGCTTTTTATATTCAGGGATTAACGATTCTGGTGATGCAATTAAAGATGTCGAGATTCAACTAGTTGATCATAATCAAAAATTGATAGGTAAAACTATTACTAGCCATGATGGTTATTATGAATTTACTAATGTTAATGCGGGTAATTATCATATACGTATAGACCTTGCTTTCTTAGATGCCCGTGGACTTAAAAGTCAACCAGGGGTTTTTGAATTATCGACACCGCCTCAAGGGGGGTTTGTTGAAGTTGAGCCTTTTTATGTGTATGCAAGAAATAATGATGTAGCTATTGATGCAGTTAAAAAAGTAGAATTTAACACTGAAAACTATGATCCTGCGATTGAACAAACAACAGCCGGAAAAGGCATATTTGTTAAAGCAGACAAAAAAATATTTAAAGAATCTACCTTTAAAAGAAAACCTGTACAGTTGAAGTCCGCTACAGTTGTTAAAAATAATTTCACACAAGTTAAAGCTGAAAATAGTTTTATTGAAACAAAAATTAATGGTTCTGATGTAATTTCAGAAATTGAAAGCACAGCTCCCTCAATAGAACAAAATGAAATAGAGACTATCCCTGCTGATGTTATTGCTGAGGTGAATGTACCTGTGAAAGTTAATAATGACTGGGGTTTACAGTTTGGTTCTTATGAAAATGAGGCTAATGCTCAGGATGATTTGAATAAATTGAGTAGAAAAATACCAAACTTAAAATTGCAAGTTGTTAGCCTTGATAATTTTTTCAAGTTACTTGCCATTGGATTTAGTAGTTATGATGAAGCAGCAGTAAGCAGTCAGCAATTACGATTAGAACAAAATGTAGATTCATTTGTAACGAAGGTAAAAAGTAACCTAGCTAAGGTGGTAAATAATCCCAAGATTAGTCAAATTGAGTATGATAATTATTTCTCAATACAGGTTGCTGCTGTAAAAAGCCTAGAACAAGCTAAAGAAATCTATAAAAAACTACCAGCAGATTTTGATTATTACACCGGTGAGAATCAAAAGAATATCATCTTGTTTATTGGTCTTTATAGCAATAAACAAGAAGCATTAGCTGCATTGGAAACTAACGTTGGGCTAAATGGTTGGGTGCGTAGCCTGAAGAATGTTAAAAACATTAATAAAGTAAATTAA